In Lodderomyces elongisporus chromosome 1, complete sequence, the DNA window CAGATTcgattgttgattttgataaCTTTACAGATACTGATGCATTACAAGAGTTTATCAGAACCACAATTATCCAGGATGGTTTGGGGTTGACAAACTTTACTGAAGATGAAGTCAATAGAATTGCAGACTTGGTAAGAGATGATGGTGAGGTTGGCGAGAACACCGATAGAGGTACTATCTTGAGTGTAGCACTCTCCAATTTAACTGCGTCAAGAGCCAAGACCAATTGGGCTTCAACTGACCATACATGGGTCGATGTTGGGTTATATGCATTCTCAAATGCACCTTATTTGCAgcaaaaagttttgaaCACTAAAGACGGTTTAGCAGGATTCCATCAAAACACCGACTTCAGTGTATTTATAAAGGCAATCACTGACATTGACTTGAAAGATACTACAGAAAAGATTGCAGATATTCCATTAAAGTATTAAGCATAGAGCTCAACCGTTTAAACTTCAGGTGGCACCaccatcgtcatcatcataatttttcttcaccCCGTTTaccctattttttttatatatatttgcaaGCAAAACTTGTTTTCTACAgtctgttttttctttttctttttcttttaatttttatttttattttattttttcctaTTAAATAaagtttatttttctctatATTACTAGTCtatttaaagaaacaattttcaactttaaaaGTTATCTTTATGCACAGTGTAGTCTTCTTTACACCATTTAGCTCTTAAAACTTTACCATACTTGTAAAATGCAAATGGAATCAACACATTGGCCAAGGAGACAAAAGCAAGCAACCAACTTGCCCATTGTAAACCGAGACCTTCGTACATGTATGTAACGAAAAGTGGAAATGCAGCACCTGCAGTACTTCTAAGAAACACTTTTGTTGCTAATGCAGAAGCGGCGTATTTAGCATATGTATCAATGATGTAGTTATTCAAGGAGTAGTAGATCAAAACCATTCCATAACCAAATGCGATACCGGATGATGCAGGGCCAACCCAAATGATATGTTTATACGAAGTGGCACCCAAAATAAACAATGCAATTGCTGGGAATGGTGCACCAATCATTGCACCCCAAAGACGCAACTCTGGGGGCACTGGCTTACCTTCCAGGTAAAGTTTTGTAGTTACTTTGATGTAGTGTTTCTCCAAAaatggtgttgttgttactgcCAAACCAGCGCCAATCAAGATTGGGATAAGCATAAGACCAATTTTATTGTCCTTGTATCCGTATAATTGATTGAAAATGTATGGATaggcaaaaaagaaggcgTAAAGCAATGCGTAGATCAATGCAACATAGCCACATACAAGGTCCAAGACCGGTTCTGTAACAACAAACTTTAATGGCAACAACAAGTTCAATTTCACCATTTCCTTAAATGACAAGGGTGATGCTTCTTGTTCAGTCATTATATGTGGGTTTCCTGTTTCCtttctcaatttctttgCCCTCTTTTTCAAGATAACAGGGGCATAAGTTTCTGGAATAAGAGCCAAAATGATCCACATAACCCCAGCAAAGGCCATGTTGACCCAAACCATCAAGTCAAATCTGTTTGTACCAACACTGATGAATCCATTAACGACACCACCAAGAACCGGTCCACTATATGGACAGAAACTGAAAAAGGCAATTGCCAATCCACGCGTGTCACTATGAATATCCACCAAGCTTGCACCGGCATTTGTTAATGCACTAGCAGCAAAGACACCACAAAGGAAACGGCATACTAACAAGCCACCGATATTTGGAGATAATGCACATGGGATATTGAAGATGGTGTACAAGCCAAAACTGATTATATATACGGGTCTTCTTCCTATTTGTTCCGATAATGGAGCCCAAAGTAATGGACCAACACAGAAACCAAGCACCATCAAGGAGACTG includes these proteins:
- the TPO3 gene encoding spermine transporter, giving the protein MPSSITSSSSSTNNNSDLEYGHVTPYRLNEVEPKEDEDRENNDQSSIVSSDTAQGYEGDSNLKLHKTETEKSLRELGIRKDVPQQDLNQAPVSDPIFPEEYVLETETGLVKAKTLESLGREPTRGTRTHSINDKTEFVTFKIDDPENPLNWPMWIKWVYTVLFSFSVISAAYGSSCLSGGLFTINDKYGVSTEVSTLTVSLMVLGFCVGPLLWAPLSEQIGRRPVYIISFGLYTIFNIPCALSPNIGGLLVCRFLCGVFAASALTNAGASLVDIHSDTRGLAIAFFSFCPYSGPVLGGVVNGFISVGTNRFDLMVWVNMAFAGVMWIILALIPETYAPVILKKRAKKLRKETGNPHIMTEQEASPLSFKEMVKLNLLLPLKFVVTEPVLDLVCGYVALIYALLYAFFFAYPYIFNQLYGYKDNKIGLMLIPILIGAGLAVTTTPFLEKHYIKVTTKLYSEGKPVPPELRLWGAMIGAPFPAIALFILGATSYKHIIWVGPASSGIAFGYGMVLIYYSLNNYIIDTYAKYAASALATKVFLRSTAGAAFPLFVTYMYEGLGLQWASWLLAFVSLANVLIPFAFYKYGKVLRAKWCKEDYTVHKDNF